A section of the Spirosoma pollinicola genome encodes:
- a CDS encoding MgtC/SapB family protein, giving the protein MNFAQEDIIRLSVSLVMGGLIGAEREYHGKSAGLRTMIMICVGSALFTMVSGRIGGSGDRIAANIVNGIGFLGAGIIFREDNRIKGLTTAATVWAVSALGMCVGAGQYDIALVGFVFILGSLLLLMGFANRIQKLNQTRDYKIVTAFQNKTLDQYEELFDEYDLHSTRSQQQRIGTEIIGHWRVNGAEQNHEKCIKRLLTDPEVKEFTF; this is encoded by the coding sequence ATGAATTTTGCGCAGGAAGATATCATCAGGCTGAGTGTATCGCTCGTAATGGGTGGCCTGATTGGCGCCGAGCGGGAATACCACGGCAAGTCGGCGGGGCTGCGAACCATGATTATGATTTGCGTTGGTTCAGCGCTGTTTACGATGGTATCGGGCCGGATTGGCGGCTCTGGCGACCGGATTGCGGCCAATATTGTAAATGGTATCGGTTTCCTTGGCGCAGGTATTATCTTTAGGGAAGATAACCGGATTAAAGGCCTGACGACGGCCGCTACTGTATGGGCCGTATCGGCACTGGGCATGTGTGTGGGCGCAGGGCAATACGATATCGCCCTGGTTGGTTTCGTCTTTATTCTGGGGTCGTTGCTCTTGTTAATGGGGTTTGCCAACCGTATTCAGAAACTGAATCAAACACGCGATTATAAAATTGTAACGGCCTTTCAAAACAAAACGCTGGACCAATACGAAGAGCTTTTCGACGAGTATGATCTTCATTCGACCCGAAGTCAGCAACAACGTATTGGCACTGAGATTATTGGTCACTGGCGCGTTAACGGTGCCGAGCAAAACCATGAAAAATGCATTAAACGTCTGCTAACCGACCCCGAGGTAAAAGAATTTACCTTCTGA